The Bacteroidota bacterium DNA segment AAAGGCAAAATGGATGAACGTTTATTTAATACTTCTGCATCAGAAGAGTTCCTTGTTAGTTTTAAAAGATCTTTCCCTGTAATAAAATTCACCGGAAAAGAAACCGGTGATGATGCTGTTTTTACACAAGCTAAAATTCCCGTGATTCCGGCCTTTATGCGGGAAACAGCATCTGTGATTGAAAAAGCAAAAACAAATAAGTTACCGAAGCTGATCCAACCGGAAGATGTAAGATCAATTATTCACAGCCATAGTAAGTGGAGTGATGGAACAAATACGCTGGAAGAAATGGCTGAAGAATGTATCAAACGGGGAATGGAATACCTCGTTATATCCGATCACTCAAAAGCAGCAGCCTATGCAAATGGTTTGACAGAAGAAAGAATAAGAGAACAACATCGGCAGATCGATCAATTGAATGAACAGTATAAGCCATTTAAAATTTTTAAAAGCATTGAGTGTGATATTCTCGGGGATGGTTCAATGGATTATACCAATAATATACTTTCTACTTTTGACCTGGTGATAGCTTCTGTTCACAGCAATCTTAAGATGAATGAAGAAAAAGCGATGATGCGGCTGACGAGAGCAATTGAAAATCCTTACACAACTATTCTCGGGCATATGACAGGAAGATTATTGCTAAGCCGTAACGGCTACCCTGTTGATCACAAAAAGATCATTGACCTCTGTTTAGCTAATCATGTGGTGGTGGAACTGAATGCCCACCCAAGAAGATTAGATATTGACTGGAAGCATATTGATTATGCAATTGAAAAAGGAGTATTGATCTCTATTGACCCGGATGCTCATGCACTGGATGGCTATGATGATATACGCTATGGCGTACTGGCTGCACAAAAAGCAGGGTTGACGAAAGAGCAGAACCTAAGCAGTTTTACTTTAAAGCAGTTTGAAAATTTTCTTGCTGAGAGAAAGAAGAAGAAAAAGATCTAGTCGACAATGGGCAACTCAACATGAAAGGTCGTTCCCTTCCCTACTTCTGTATCAAACCAGATCTTTCCTTTGGCCTGCTCGGCTATTCCTTTACACATAGCAAGCCCCAGCCCTGTGCCTGATGTTTTAGTAGTAAAGTTGGGAACAAATATTTTTGATTGCATTTCTTGCGGTATCCCATCACCATTATCTGAAATGCTGATCCTTACCATCCCGTAATGTCTCATTTCATCTACATTTATTTTACATTCTGATCTTCCCTCGCAGGCTTCTACTGCGTTTGCAAGCAGGTTAGTAAACAAGCGGTTCATTTGCGTACGGTCAGCATATACAATTACTTTTTCTTCCAATGAATTCCAATTAAAAGTTACCTGTGGATTCGATTGATACAGATCTTTCAATGAATTAAGTACTTCATGCAGGTCAAAATTTTCCTCATTAGTATTGCCAATGTTGGCAAATTGGGAAAAGTCAAATGCGATCTTTGAAAGATGATCGATCTGTTCAACCAGTGTTTTAGCCACATTTGTCGAAAGCTCTTTTACATTTGGTTGGTTGCTGTCAATAGCTTTCTGCAGGTACTGAATGCTGAGCTTCATCGGTGTTAGCGGATTTTTAATTTCATGCGCCACCTGTCTTGCCATTTCCCGCCAGGCTCCTTCCCTTTCGCTTTTTGCCAATGCTGTTGCACTTTCGTCGAGTTTACCCACCATCTTATTATATTCTTTCACCAGCTCGCCAATCTCATCATTACGGTTCCAGGGTATTTCTTCATTCTTACCACCCAAACTTACTTCTTTTATCTTATCGCTGATAAGCGCAAATGAACCCGTGATGCGATTGGTAATGAATAATGCAATTACACCTGCAATTAAAAAGATAAATGCATTGAGGTTGATGATCGTAACTAAAAAATTAGAGATATCCTGTTCCAGTTCCGGCTCCAATGCGAAATACGGAATATTAAGGTAAGCATACACTTTCCCATCTTCATCCCGTACCGGCGCATAAATACTCAGGTAGGTCAAATTGCCTATTTTTTCCTCCTGTACATAATGTACCAACCGCATTTTACCTAATTGATAATAAGCAAGCGGATTCATTTTTTTGCTTAACACACCTTTTGAATACACACTTGCTTCAGATGATACCTGGAGATTTCCATCAAGGTTATACACATTCACTTCTATGTCGTGTATATCCGCAACCTCATTCACAAGATCCTGCAACTTATTTAATGAAACGGAATCATGAACTTTGATCACATCATCAAACACACTCTGGTCAGCTTGTTTCTTTTGCATTTCATTTACCATGATTCGCATGGTGCGGCTAAGTTTATCGCTGTTATTGCGCAGGTATCTTTCTTTAAAAAATGAAATAGTTGCAAAACCAATGATCACAAAAGAAAGCAGGCTCACAAATATGACCGTACTATGTATCTGTGAACGTATATTGAACTGGAACTGTTGTTTTATCTTTCCCCATCTTAATCCTGTTTTTACAATAAATGAAATGGCCTGCACTAGCAATACTAAAAACAGGAAGGCACAAAACATATATGAGAATAAAGAAATAGCTTCTATCCATGATTCCTTTTTACGGGCCATTATCACCACTTTATTATTTACAGAACGATGCCACAATTCCTCATAATCCCCATTTGTTTTTTTACTGAACTCAGTTTTGGGGGTTTGCTCTTCTGTAATTGAAATAGGGAACTGGTACTTGCTGGAGGGTGATATCAACCGGCCGTTACTGTAAATAGCAGAAGCATAGATAGGTGAACTCAGCGGATCATATTTTTTATTTTCCTTAAACAGTTCAGGAAATAAAGCATCGCTGCTGAATTTTTTGGGATCTGAAATGATAAACAAATACCCCGCTAACTGGCCGTCTGAATCCTGTATTGTCTTTTTGGTTATATATTTAAACTTGTCGAAGGATGTTTCAAAATATTTTAAATGGAGGGTAGTGGTGGCAACCGCTTGCTGCGTATAAATAAAATCCAGCGATTCATAATCTGTTGCATCAGCATTATAAACAGGTTTTTCTTTTGCATCAAATACATACAAACGGGTGTCGAACCGGTTGAGATAGCCCTTGTAGTTCTCATTTAATATACTATCTCTTATTTTTTTCCCTTTTTCCTCATCCGCAAAACGTTGAAAATTATTTGTCAAAAAATCATCATCAAGATATTGCAATGAGATCCGCATCAGTCTTTCACTGGATGGGTCGGCCTGTAATGCGATCTTTTCAGCATACGATTTTCTTCTTTCCCATTCTACTTTGCTATTCTCACTCAGCATTATAAGTGATACGGATAAAGAGAAAACAAAGATCCAGAACATGATACCTGCAATATTTATCCTGAAACGGGAAAGTAATAAACCCTGTTTTTGTACGATCCATGTATAAGCGAGCAACCAGCCTAGTACCGGCAGGTAAAAAAGCACAGAGGGGCTGCCAAAATTGACGGAGAGATAAACTAAACCGGCGATCGCAATAGCAAAATAAATGATAAGCGTCTGTTGGTTACGAAATAAATGGAAAAGGATACGAAAAAGGATCTGTGTGAGATAATAGTATCCCAGCGATAAACTTGCCAGTACAACAAAACCGATCGCAGAATAAATATCAAGACTGAAAAAATTAGTAACATCAAAGGATATCCTTGAATCAGCAACCATGCTCCTTATAATGGAGGAAATAAAAAAAGTAGAAAATATTAATAATAATAAGGCTGCTATACCGGTAATATTCCTGGCTAATTCCGATTTAAAATAAACAAGATTTTCAACAGTCCTGGTTTTGCTCCATACAAAAACTATAACCCAGCAAAACAACAATGCATTTAGTAATAGATCTCCCAGTGATTTTTGCAATTCAGTAGAGCTATAAATTGCAGGATCGAATAATTCAAATTGCCTGAGATGATAAATACCCGGCGCCATGTACATTACCAGCCTGATGATAATAAACGCCGTTGCTAAAACAGCAATGCCTGCCCATATCCCTTTGTTGTTTGATATCCGCTCAGCTAAAAAATGAAAAAATAATAACAGGAAAAACAAACCCAATATCCTTAAAGCAACAGTAAACCAACTGGTATACGGGATAGCATTGAATGCTTTCTGCGCAATGTAAAAAAGAGGATTCCCTGAAGCAGACTTAACCGGATGTTCGGTTTGTGTTTCGGCAATAACAACTCTTTTTGAGGCTCCTGAGCTATAATAAAATTTGGCGGGTAAATAATCGTTTTCAATAAAGTATTTTGAAGCAATTGCGATCAATGAATACGCAAAAACCTTTCCTCTAAATCCCGGTAAGTGAACCTGCTTTTTTATCTGAATGTAATAGCCATTGAGTAAAAAATAAAAACTCTCATCTTCCGTCTTTGAAAGATCTATGAGTTTTGGAAATGCCAGCTGGTTATTCCAGAATTTTGATTCGTAGTTCCCATATTCGTCTTCATAAAAAAGGTAGATACCCAATTTATCATCGGACAGCTTTTCAATTTCTTTTTTGCTTACATCATACGTCAGCAATCCTCTTACAAGTTGTGTATCTTTTACAAAATCATCAAACTTGTTTCGGTACTTGTCCACATAATCCTGTAACAAACTTGTCTCCCGGCTGAGTGAAGTTTTTTCAGTATATATCTTATTGAAAATAAAAGAAAGGGAAAAGAATAGAAAAGCTGTTAACAGCAACCCGTTAACTGAATAGAGTTTATTTAAAAAGGTATTCTTCACGATGGCTTTTGTAGCTTCATGGCATTCCAGATGGCATCCATTTCCTCCAGCGTCATATCATGTAAATTTTTATTCTGCTTCATGGCTTCTTCTTCCATCTGTGTAAACCTGCTGATAAATTTTTTATTGGTCCGTTCCAGTGCATTTTCGGCGTCTAATTGCAAAAACCGTGCATAATTTATGAGGGAAAATATTACATCCCCAAACTCATCTTCAATTTGTTCCTGTTCACCCGTGTTCATTGCATTCTTTAATTCACCGATCTCCTCCTCTACCTTATCCCAAACCTGGTCTTTATTCTCCCATTCAAAACCCACTTGTTTTGCTTTTTCCTGCAGCCGCATGGCTTTTACCATTGCGGGCAACGATTTGGGTACACCGCCTAACACCGATTTTTTACCTTCCTTTAGCTTTAGCTTTTCCCAGTTTCTTTTAACGTCAGCCTCGTTCTCTACTTTAACATCGCCATAAATATGCGGATGCCGGGAAATGAGTTTGTCACAGATGCCATTGATCACTTCATCCAGTTCAAACTGTTTTTCCTCCTTCCCGATCTTTGCATAGAATACAATATGTAATAGCATGTCGCCTAATTCCTCCTTAATACCTTTCCAGTCATTTTCGGTGATAGCGTCAGCCAGTTCATAAGTTTCCTCGATCGTTAAATGCCGGAGGGATTGTATCGTTTGTTTTTTATCCCAGGGGCATTGTTCCCTGAGTTCATCCATGATTTTTACTAACCGGAGAAATGCATCGCTTATTTGTGGCATATAAATTTTTTATACCTGGTAAAATGACAACAGTAAAAAGCCCAGGAAAAGAATTAGTACGGCTACCAGGCAAAGTATATTAAAGATGATAAATTTCAGAATTGTTTTTCCCCAGCCTTGTTCATAAAAAAATTTCATGGCCCGTATCGTATACACCATCCCTGTCAGCATCAAAATCCCCTGGATAATTCCCAACCATCTCCATTCTGTAAAATCCTTGATCTTATCAATGAAAAAATAAAGAAGCAGAAAAATAAAAGTAAACACATAAAGATGGATGAGAAATACACCATGGTCTGCATAAAAAAATCGTTTTCTCCGGGTATAAAGTAATTTAAGAAATAAAGCATACAAAGGCAGTGAAACAAACAGCAGGTAAGGGAAACTATGCATGAACTTATCCCACAAAGTCAAACCGATCTTTGACTGGTCGCCTTTATACTTGACATTTATTGCAACAGACCTTCTTGTAAGCATACGTTCAAACCAGTTATCTTTCTTTTCTTCCGGCAAGGTCTTTTGTATTGAATCATACTGCTGCACTGAAGTATAGTCGTTGACATCGTTGCCAAAACTAAAATTGACTCCCTCTCCATCGTATCCTTTCGTTTTTACTCTTATTGTGTCTTTTATTTTTGTTTTCTGTGTATTATTTAGTCCTACTAAAGCAAATGCTTCATTTACTTTAACAGAATCCTCTTTTGTTTTAGCGTTGGCCAATGCTTCCTCTTTTGATTTCAACATCGCATCAGTGAAGCCCGGTGTATCAGAAAGTGTATCATCAATATCCTTTGCACTAAAAAGAGAATAGAAGACAAGGAAGAAAACGGCAGAAGTGAAAACGTACATTCTAACCGGGTGCAAGTAGGTTTTTCTCCTACCCTTCATATATTCCTTTGTAAGAAAGCCGGGTTTGAAAAGCAGATCTTTTAACGTCACAAAAAAACTTCCGTCAAAATGGGTAATGTCGTAAAAAAAATGGGTGACCATATGCCAGAAGGTTTCCTTCGGCTCAATATTCTCCTGGCCGCAATGCTGGCAATAATGCCCCTGCACAATGGTGCCGCAGTTCAAACAATCCTTTTCCTTTCGCTGGGGTGAGTGACTCACAATAAAATTTTCTTAAAAATACTTACAAAAATCACAATTCAATGGCTTTGTCCACTGATGGGAATAATATCATTGCTTCTGAACCGTTATGAGTACCCGGGCTTCCGATCAAATACCATATTTTTGTGCTTATAATTTAATTTGTCCAATGAAAAATCTCCTTCTCCTTCCAATACTTTTATTATTTCAATCCGCTTTTTCACAGTTTTATTATAACGATATTATCAGTACAGCCGACGTCACAAAACGATTTAATGATTATGTAGTGAATAAGGTTTCAACCGTAACCGCCACTGCAACCGATGCGTACGGGACGAAGAATAATTTGTTTTACGAGTTACATGAAGTAAAGGAAGATGGTAAGGTTGTAAAAATTTCCAGGCTTGATGAAGCCGGAAAAAAGACCACCGTTTATCGTTTTGGTAATAATGGCCAGTTACTGATGCAGATAGATTCTGCCAGTGGTGTAAAAGATCTAACTATTTACAAGTATGATGCAAATAACAGGATCGTATCCGTAATGAATACAGCCTCTGATGCTGAAAATGAATTCAGCCAGGTAGAAGAACATGTCTGGTTGTATGACGAAACCGGTTCTCCCAAAAAAATGTGGAAGATCATCAATAATAAAGACAGCATTGGTTATGAGTTTGCCCTTGATGAAAAGAAGAAAGTAGCCGATGAACACCTTGTAAGAAACAGAGTATCCTATGACCCTTTATATTACTATTATTATGATGAACTCGGCAGACTTTCAGATATTGCCCGATACAATAAGATAGCAGACCGGATCCTTCCTGATTTTATTTTTACTTATGATGAAAAGAACAGGCTTATACAAAAGCTCGCAACAGTTCCGGGTGCAGTAACCGGGTATGTTACTATCCGTTATGGCTTTAATGAACAAGGTCTGAAAACTAAAGAAGTCTTGTTTAACCGGCTGAAAGAAAAAACCGGGGCTATTGATTTCACTTACACATTCAGTAATTAAGCAACTGTTTTTTTATCTGTCAACATTTTATTCAGTATCAAACTGAAAATAATTACTCCGAAAGCACCGATCGGGTTTAGCCAGAGAAAACCGAGGCTGATCAGTTTTAATTTAGCCGGAATATAAATCGCAAAGATCATAAACTGTGTGATCAATGCTCCGTAAAAAACAGCCGTACCATTTTTTATTCCCTTTAAAAAGAAAGCAACTAAAAATACGCCGAGCACCGGCCCATAAAATATTGAGCCGAGTTCATTTACTGTTTCAATCAAACTATTACCTACATTATAAGAATACATGGCAACCACAATACAGAATATACCCCATGCCAGTGTGTACCATTTAGACATCCGGTAATCCTGTTCATTTGTTGAACCATTCTTTGCAAACCGCTTATGAAAATCCACCATAGTACATGAAGCCAGCGAGTTGATAGCTGCTGCAATACTTCCCCACGATGCAAGAAAGATTATTGCAATTAATAAGCCCACCATTCCCACCGGAAGATTATCAACTACAAAACGCAGAAAAATATAATTGGTATCATTATCATCGCCTCCAACTTCCTTGCTGCTCATCCATGATTTTACTTTTTTACGAATGCTGTCTGATTGCTGCTGCATCCGGTTCAGGTCAACAACCAGTTTATCGGATTCAGGCCTGGAATCAGTGTTTGCAAATAAAACAACAGTCGATTTTTTTTGTAGAGCCAGATCATCATAAGCCTGCTGTGCTTTAATTAAGGAGTCTTTGTAAGATGAGTTTTCCAGTTTTTTTAATTGAGGTTCATTGAAAAATAACGGCGCACTATTAAACTGGTAAAATGTAAATACTAATGCACCTATCAGCAGGATAGCAAACTGCATCGGCACTTTTACAAGACCATTCATCAATAATCCCATACGGCTTTGTGTAAGAGATTTAGCTGTTAAATATCTGCCTACCTGGCTTTGGTCAGTGCCAAAATAAGCGAGGGCAAGAAAGAATCCTCCAATGACGCCGCTCCATATATTGTATTTGTCCCCCCAATCAAATCCATTTCCTTTTTCAAAACCAGTTGTTATCACATTCAGCCTTCCCATTTTTCCACTCACTTCTAATGCATCCGTAAAACCTACTCCTTTTGGTAACATATGGACTACCATATAGGCCGCAAGGAACATTCCGGCAAAAATAATTATGAGCTGCAATTGTTGTGTGTAAGCAACTGCCTTTGCCCCACCGCTAAGTGTATAGATGATGAGCAAGCCTCCCATAAACAAGTTGGTCCAATAAATATTCCATCCGAATAAAGACGAAAGAATGATTGAAGGAGCAAATACACTTATGCCCGTAGATACGCCTCGTTGCAATAAAAATAAAAGTGATGATAATGTTCGTGTTTTCCCATCAAACCGGTTTTCCAAATACTCGTATGCAGTATAAACTTTTAAACGACTGAAGATGGGTACGAAAAATATACAAATGACCACCATCGCCAGCGGGAGGCCAAAATAATATTGAACGAACCGCATTCCATCTGTATAAGCCTGCCCGGGTGCTGCCAAAAATGTAATGGCACTTGCCTGTGTGCCCATTATGCTTAATAATACCAACCCCCAGGGAAGGCTGCGATTGGAAAGAAAATAACCATCGAGATTACGTGATGTACGGCTTTTATATAAACCATAGCCGATAATGACCAGCAGCGTTACAACCAATACGATCCAATCGAGCTGCTTCATGCAAAATATTTTGTGAAGAAATAAAATAGAATAACAAGCACGATAAGAACGCCGATAACAAAAACATACCATTGGCCCCAACTCTTAAATAAAGGGATCTTATCGTTTTCGTCTTGCATTAATTTCTTTTTTGAGCTCGTAACCAGCCCAGAAAAACAATCGCTCCGCCTAATATCACGCCGAGTAAAATACCCAATCTTACTCTTTTTATAAGTGTGCCGAGTATCAGACCTAAAACTACAGCAAAGAGTAAGGTCATCTCCGCCCTTTTTGCCTGTGATTTTTTATCCATAATATCTTTAAATAAATAGCCTCTTTGCAAGTCTCCCCTTCAGGGGAGATTTAGAGGGGCTAAAACGCTTTTTTTCTATTGAGTGCAATCAGGTTTGCGAGCAGCCTGTATGCACCCGGTACACCGGCAGGCAGTTCCCTGAAAAATACAATTCCTGTATAAGTAAAAAATCCTTTGCCATATTTTGTTACCAATAAACTTCCATCATCAGGATTTTCACCGGGATCATTCATTGTAATGAGCTTTTCATATTTACCGCTTGTATCAGTAGCATGATAGATACTACGTTCCTGTTTCCATCCTTTGAAGTCCTCTTCATTTATAAGATTAGGGAATGTAAATGCCGGATGATTTTTATTTATCAATGTTACAGGTGCATTCTCATCGGTTACCCTGTTACGGTTGATAGTAAAAGGATAGGGTCCGATCTTAGCACTTACACTGCTAATGAAATTGCTTGTATTGTATTGTACGATCATATTACCCCCTTGCTCTACATACCTCATCAACTTATCATAATACTTAGCTATCCAGTCATTGGTATTATAGGCTCTTATCCCCGTTATGATCGCATCGAACTTATCCAGGCTATTCTTTGAAATTTCTTTCTCTGTTAGCATATTCACTTCATAACCCATCTGTTCAAGTGCTTCAGGAATTTTATCCCCCGCACCGGGGATATAACCAATTTTTTTGCCGTAAGTTTTTAAAGAAAGATTTACCACATTGATCGCATCTGGATAGAAATATTTTATAGAAGGTATATGATCGTAGTTGATCGAACGGATACCAAGATAATAATCACTGGAATCCCCTTCATGTACAAAACCATAATAAGTAGACTTTTTATCCGGAGGCCAACGGTCAGTAATATCCCCCGTTTTTAAATCAGGATTTTTCAGCTTTGCAACTTTTATCATTGAATCCAGTCTTTGACGGGATTCTTTTGAGTCCTTTGCTTCTTGCACCCGCTTAAAATTATTTACTATAAATGAATATGATTTTGTCTGGTATTTGTTGTATGAAGCCAGGTCATTTTGAAAAAGTATTGTATCTGCCGCATTTAATTCCACCTTCAGTTTTTTATTAATTGCCCTGTTGGCATTGGCCTGGATAGTTATTTCCTTTTCTTCTTTTTGTTCGTCTTTAAATAAAACAAGACCGGGTGAAGTGAGTACAGTCATAGCTGGAATTACAAATACAGGTTGATATAATTCGCCGCGTACAGGATCTGTGAATTTATATTTTACTGATTTTTCATAAACAAACTCTTTTCCATCGATCAATAAACCGAAACGAACTTTATACGCATCATCGGGATTGGCCTGACCGATCTTCATTTGGTTACTTACATTAAAATAACCTTCACTCATTGTTTCTTTCAACCAGTATGGACTTGTAAGTTCTTTGCTATTAGATACAGGAAAAGTTTTTGCAAAACTGAAATTCTTATTCTTATCAAGTGGCTTAGCCATTAATGAATCAAATTTTTCAAACGAAATACTTTTCAACATTACATCAGCACCTAATCGATTATTAAGAAAGAAATTTACCCTGACCGAATCTCCTTGTACAGCAAACTGGTTAGCAGTAGTTGCATCAACAAATAAACCACTGCTTTGTTCTATCAACACTTTTATCTCTTCCATTTTTTTATTGCGCCAATAGCTATCCGTCATTGCATTCAAAGCTGAATATAAATTCACCAAGGCTTTCACCGATTTTTCAGGATGTAAAAAATCAAAAGAAGATGAAATATCGTTTACCATTTTTTCAATAGCCTCTCCACCATTTACTCTTTTCCAGCTTACATCCACATCATCAAATAAATCATTAACTGGAGGCAGGCCGCCTGTTGTCCTGAAAAATTCCAGTGCTTCTCCCCTGTTGGCTGCAGCGCCAAATCCCTGGCTTTTATGATTACTCCTGCTTTCGGCAGCTATTTCACCATAACTTTTACCGAGCAATGGATTATAACCACCCACATCAAATTTGAATTGATCATTACTTGTAAGATTAGTTCCGCCAAAATTGAATGAGTTCCATAAAATTCTTTTGGCCTGCCATGGCTTTACACCATTTTTTAATTGCTCAGGAAAACGATTGGGATCGGCTGCTGCTGCAAAAGCATCATTAGCTAAAATCGCTGATGCAGTATGATGTCCATGTCCACCTTCGCCTGTTGTAGGAAACCGGCATACGATCACATCGGGTTGAAATTTGCGTATCACCCAAACTACATCGCTTAATATTTTTTCTTTATCCCATTTAGCAAAAGTTTCAGCCGGGCCTTTTGAAAAACCGAAATCATATGCACGGGTAAAGAATTGTTCACCCCCATCCATTCTTCGTGCAGACAATAGTTCTTGTGTTCTTATCAAGCCTAATTCAATACCTTGTTCGTCGCCGATAAGATTTTGTCCGCCATCACCTCTTGTCATGGATAAATAACCGGTTCGGTATAATTTGTCTTTTGATAAATAAGCGATCAATCTTGTATTCTCATCATCGGGGTGAGCAGCAACATACAATACACTGCCCAGTACATTTAGTTTTTTTATACCCTGATAGATATCAGCCGAGGTCCATGATTGGGGGCCCTGGGCTATGAGATTATAAGAAATAAGAAGCAAAAGAGTTGTGTGCAGTCGTTTCATTACTAAAATTTAGCAGCTAAAATAATAGAACTCTGTTTCAATTGTCAGCCGTTTAAACAATTTAAAACAGTTTAACTTTCCAGCCAATACTTTTACTGACCTACAAAGAAAACAGCATTACATAACATCAGCTTACCATTTTCCCAGAAACTACGAAATAACACATCATCAGTCATAAAAGTAATAACACCATTGTCCATATCCTTTACGCCAAACAATACCCCATCCTGTATTTTACTTTTCAATCTTGAACCTACATATCCTGCTACCGGGATATCTTTTTTGATAACCCCTACATTCCATCCAGCCGTTTTTAGAAATTCAAACATTATGTCATCCTGTTTTAGGGTATAATAAACTTTAGGATACCCAAATGCCAGCGGATGCGTATTATCCAGTTCTACTTTATAAATAGAGCCAGGCATAGATCCAGAAAGAGCATCCTGGTTGCGTTGCTCATAACTGTTCAGTGCATCATAGGTATCTTTTTTGTCAATAGTATCATCAGATTTCTTTTCCTTTATGCCCCAGTCAAGTTTCGCCAACTGACCTAC contains these protein-coding regions:
- a CDS encoding DNA polymerase/3'-5' exonuclease PolX, whose protein sequence is MDNYAIADKFSLLSKLMDIHGDNSFKARIYGAAAFNIEKLPMQLADTPREKISAIKGIGDSTAKKIAEMLETGELSVLNEMILKTPPGVIEMLNIKGIGPKKIQTIWKEMGIESIGELLYACNENRLTLYKGFGGKTQQNVQEAIEFYQSQQGHFLYAEAEVLFPQINGYLQKLFSPETVHVTGAYRRQSLTIEEMDFVVLHNNDEIKPKFQSAQPPELLEEKEDIILYKLKNGLKLRLHTGKGKMDERLFNTSASEEFLVSFKRSFPVIKFTGKETGDDAVFTQAKIPVIPAFMRETASVIEKAKTNKLPKLIQPEDVRSIIHSHSKWSDGTNTLEEMAEECIKRGMEYLVISDHSKAAAYANGLTEERIREQHRQIDQLNEQYKPFKIFKSIECDILGDGSMDYTNNILSTFDLVIASVHSNLKMNEEKAMMRLTRAIENPYTTILGHMTGRLLLSRNGYPVDHKKIIDLCLANHVVVELNAHPRRLDIDWKHIDYAIEKGVLISIDPDAHALDGYDDIRYGVLAAQKAGLTKEQNLSSFTLKQFENFLAERKKKKKI
- a CDS encoding GHKL domain-containing protein: MKNTFLNKLYSVNGLLLTAFLFFSLSFIFNKIYTEKTSLSRETSLLQDYVDKYRNKFDDFVKDTQLVRGLLTYDVSKKEIEKLSDDKLGIYLFYEDEYGNYESKFWNNQLAFPKLIDLSKTEDESFYFLLNGYYIQIKKQVHLPGFRGKVFAYSLIAIASKYFIENDYLPAKFYYSSGASKRVVIAETQTEHPVKSASGNPLFYIAQKAFNAIPYTSWFTVALRILGLFFLLLFFHFLAERISNNKGIWAGIAVLATAFIIIRLVMYMAPGIYHLRQFELFDPAIYSSTELQKSLGDLLLNALLFCWVIVFVWSKTRTVENLVYFKSELARNITGIAALLLLIFSTFFISSIIRSMVADSRISFDVTNFFSLDIYSAIGFVVLASLSLGYYYLTQILFRILFHLFRNQQTLIIYFAIAIAGLVYLSVNFGSPSVLFYLPVLGWLLAYTWIVQKQGLLLSRFRINIAGIMFWIFVFSLSVSLIMLSENSKVEWERRKSYAEKIALQADPSSERLMRISLQYLDDDFLTNNFQRFADEEKGKKIRDSILNENYKGYLNRFDTRLYVFDAKEKPVYNADATDYESLDFIYTQQAVATTTLHLKYFETSFDKFKYITKKTIQDSDGQLAGYLFIISDPKKFSSDALFPELFKENKKYDPLSSPIYASAIYSNGRLISPSSKYQFPISITEEQTPKTEFSKKTNGDYEELWHRSVNNKVVIMARKKESWIEAISLFSYMFCAFLFLVLLVQAISFIVKTGLRWGKIKQQFQFNIRSQIHSTVIFVSLLSFVIIGFATISFFKERYLRNNSDKLSRTMRIMVNEMQKKQADQSVFDDVIKVHDSVSLNKLQDLVNEVADIHDIEVNVYNLDGNLQVSSEASVYSKGVLSKKMNPLAYYQLGKMRLVHYVQEEKIGNLTYLSIYAPVRDEDGKVYAYLNIPYFALEPELEQDISNFLVTIINLNAFIFLIAGVIALFITNRITGSFALISDKIKEVSLGGKNEEIPWNRNDEIGELVKEYNKMVGKLDESATALAKSEREGAWREMARQVAHEIKNPLTPMKLSIQYLQKAIDSNQPNVKELSTNVAKTLVEQIDHLSKIAFDFSQFANIGNTNEENFDLHEVLNSLKDLYQSNPQVTFNWNSLEEKVIVYADRTQMNRLFTNLLANAVEACEGRSECKINVDEMRHYGMVRISISDNGDGIPQEMQSKIFVPNFTTKTSGTGLGLAMCKGIAEQAKGKIWFDTEVGKGTTFHVELPIVD
- the mazG gene encoding nucleoside triphosphate pyrophosphohydrolase — encoded protein: MPQISDAFLRLVKIMDELREQCPWDKKQTIQSLRHLTIEETYELADAITENDWKGIKEELGDMLLHIVFYAKIGKEEKQFELDEVINGICDKLISRHPHIYGDVKVENEADVKRNWEKLKLKEGKKSVLGGVPKSLPAMVKAMRLQEKAKQVGFEWENKDQVWDKVEEEIGELKNAMNTGEQEQIEDEFGDVIFSLINYARFLQLDAENALERTNKKFISRFTQMEEEAMKQNKNLHDMTLEEMDAIWNAMKLQKPS
- a CDS encoding DUF3667 domain-containing protein, with the translated sequence MSHSPQRKEKDCLNCGTIVQGHYCQHCGQENIEPKETFWHMVTHFFYDITHFDGSFFVTLKDLLFKPGFLTKEYMKGRRKTYLHPVRMYVFTSAVFFLVFYSLFSAKDIDDTLSDTPGFTDAMLKSKEEALANAKTKEDSVKVNEAFALVGLNNTQKTKIKDTIRVKTKGYDGEGVNFSFGNDVNDYTSVQQYDSIQKTLPEEKKDNWFERMLTRRSVAINVKYKGDQSKIGLTLWDKFMHSFPYLLFVSLPLYALFLKLLYTRRKRFFYADHGVFLIHLYVFTFIFLLLYFFIDKIKDFTEWRWLGIIQGILMLTGMVYTIRAMKFFYEQGWGKTILKFIIFNILCLVAVLILFLGFLLLSFYQV
- a CDS encoding sodium:solute symporter: MKQLDWIVLVVTLLVIIGYGLYKSRTSRNLDGYFLSNRSLPWGLVLLSIMGTQASAITFLAAPGQAYTDGMRFVQYYFGLPLAMVVICIFFVPIFSRLKVYTAYEYLENRFDGKTRTLSSLLFLLQRGVSTGISVFAPSIILSSLFGWNIYWTNLFMGGLLIIYTLSGGAKAVAYTQQLQLIIIFAGMFLAAYMVVHMLPKGVGFTDALEVSGKMGRLNVITTGFEKGNGFDWGDKYNIWSGVIGGFFLALAYFGTDQSQVGRYLTAKSLTQSRMGLLMNGLVKVPMQFAILLIGALVFTFYQFNSAPLFFNEPQLKKLENSSYKDSLIKAQQAYDDLALQKKSTVVLFANTDSRPESDKLVVDLNRMQQQSDSIRKKVKSWMSSKEVGGDDNDTNYIFLRFVVDNLPVGMVGLLIAIIFLASWGSIAAAINSLASCTMVDFHKRFAKNGSTNEQDYRMSKWYTLAWGIFCIVVAMYSYNVGNSLIETVNELGSIFYGPVLGVFLVAFFLKGIKNGTAVFYGALITQFMIFAIYIPAKLKLISLGFLWLNPIGAFGVIIFSLILNKMLTDKKTVA